The window CTTGAGCCAAACTATTATCAGTTTAAAGTGGCTTTTGAAACTTGTGATAGTATGGGAGCGAATTTTATTAACTCTGTATTGGAACGACTAGGTAGTGAGTTTAGAAAAATGGTGGCTGCCAGTGATAAATTCACTCCTGACGAGACCATAGAAATCAATATGTGTATTCTCTCAAACTATACCCCAGACTGTCTAGTGGAGGCCAGTGTGAGTTGTAAAATCGAAGATTTAGGAATCGTTAATGGATTTGCACCACAGCATTTCGCTGATAAATTTACCAAGGCTGTGCGGATAGCAGAAATTGATGTTCATAGAGCTACGACACATAACAAGGGAATATTAAATGGAATAGATTCACTCGTTATAGCCACAGGTAATGATTTTCGTGCGGTAGAGAGTTGTATTCATACCTATGCTGCTAGAGATGGACAATATCGCAGTTTATCGAAAGCTTGGATAGATAAAGATATGTTTCATTTTAGTTTAAGATTCCCAATAGCCTTGGGGACAGTAGGAGGTTTAACATCGCTGCATCCATTAGCAAAAACATCCCTTCAAATTTTAGGGAATCCCAGTGCAAAAGAACTTATGAAAATAGCAGCGGCAGTTGGCTTGATGCAGAATTTCGCAGCAGTGCGAAGCCTGACCACTACGGGAATACAACTGGGACATATGAAAATGCATCTCACGAATATTATAGCTGAATTGAAAGCGAATTTGGATGAAGCAAAACAAATAGAAACCTACTTTGCTGATAAGGTAATTTCCGTGAGTGAAGTCAGAAACTATTTACAAAAATTAAGAGAATCTATTTCTCCTAAAACAGTTTAATGATTCAGGAATTGCTTTATCAAAAAAAAGCAAATGGTAAGCTCCTTATTACGGGAGAATATTTTGTTTTAGATGGAGCCACCTCATTAGCTATTCCCTCGAGATATGGTCAAACCTTAACAGTAAAGTCTTCGCCAGATTTTTCTTGGAAGTCTTACGATTCTTTAGGCAATTTATGGATAAAATTAACTGATGAAAGAGCTAATTCTGATAGCGGAAAGAAGTTAATGGAGATTTTACATTCCATTGATGGATTTGAGTTGAAAAATTCCTTCGAAATGGAGATGGATTTTCCACGTGATTGGGGATTGGGTTCTAGCTCGACTCTCATTGCATTGTTAGCTGATTTTTTCAAGGTGAATCCTTACGAACTTAATGAGAGGATGTTTAAAGGGTCGGGATATGATATCGCTTGTGCATTTTCTCAAACGCCAATTTTATATTCTAATCAAAGTAAATTTAATCCACAAATTCACTCTATCCAAATTTCTGATACAATTAAACAACACTGCTATTTTGTATATTTAAATAAAAAACAAGACTCAAGAGAGGGCATTCAATTGTATAGAAAATTAGGTAAAGAAAAGTCTACTTTTATCCATGAAATTTCTTCAATTACTAAAGAACTAATAGAGAAACAAAATTTGCAAGATTGGGTTTATTTGCTAGGGAAACATGAAGAAATAGTTTCAAGGACACTGTCTTTGCCAAGAGCTGCAGATATTGTTTTAAAAGGTCTCCCATTTTTTTCTAAATCGCTAGGAGCATGGGGGGGTGATTTTGCTATGATATTGACGGAGGATAGTATAGAAAATGTAAAAAAGGAGTTATTTAATAATAAAATAGATATGGTGTTTAACTATCAAGAATTATTTTTAAAATAGTGAATTGTATAAAAATATTAATTGCTGTTTTAATTATTATAGGTAGTTTTCAGATTTCTGCACAAGAGAATACAAAAAGCAATTTGAATAATAACCTTGGGATAAAGTTGTTTAATACAAATGAAATTGGTAAAGGATTTGGAGTTCAATATGAAAGAAGACTTCATGGAACATCAGTTGTTTCATTTGTATTTCCTATAGATTTGGCATTGAATTTTAACAATGAAGGAGTTTTTGGTAAAATTTCTGGTTGGGATATTAATCCGGGAATAAGAATTAATTTAGGAAAACCAGTAAGCAATTATTTTTATTTTAGTTCTAATTTATTAGTTGGTTCAAGCAATAATGTCATACAAGGATATGATTTTAATCAAATGAAAGAAGTTAAAATCAATTTAAATAGGTTTCAATTCATTCCTAATTTGAATATCGGAGTGAAGGGTCATTTCTCAAAAAGAGTCAATTTTAACCTTGAATTGGGACTTGGATATAGAATTATTGATAAAATCACATTGGATAATAAACCAAATGCGATATATAGTGAGTTAGACATTCCTGTAGATGCTAAATATTCACCTAGTTTGTTTTTTGGTCTTGGCTATAACTTCTAATTAAAAGTTAGTTTCTTACTATCTTTGTCCAAACTATTATATTTTGGAATTAATACATTTTTTATTAGAATTTTTAAAGGATCCATTGACCGTATTGCAGATGTTTATTGCACAGTATGGTACTTTAGTTTATGCCATATTGTTTTTAATCATTTTTGTGGAAACGGGAGTTGTAGTCATGCCTTTGCTACCGGGCGATTCATTATTGTTTTCTGTAGGGCTTATAGCTGCTACTACAGGAGAAATAAATATTTATTTCATAATCCCACTTCTCATTTTAGCTGCCTTAATTGGAGATAATGTCAATTATTTTATAGGTAAAAAATTTGGTGATTTTATTCAGGAGAAGGAAAAGATACTCTTTCTAAAGAAGGAGCATATCGAAGAAACAGAAAAATATTTTGAAAAATACGGCACGAAAACCGTCATTCTCGCGCGTTATATACCTATCGTGCGCACTATAGCTCCTTTTGTAGCAGGTGCTGGTGAGATGAAATATAGAACCTATTTAACCTATTGTTTTATTGGTGCTTGCCTTTGGGTATGTTCTATTACGCTCTTAGGTTATTTTCTTGGCAATATTCCTTTCATTAAATATAATTTCGAAAAAGTAGTATTAGGTATTGTTTTTGTCTCTGTTTTACCTATAGTGATTAAGGTATTTCAAGCAAAATTTAGTAAATCAAAGTAGTATTTTTTCATGCGCATTATAGGAATTACAGGTACAATAGGCGCAGGGAAAGGAACTGTGGTGGAGTACTTGGTCGCTAAATATAAATTTAAACATTACTCTGTGCGAAATTATTTAACCCGAATATTGGAAGCGCAAGGTTTAGAACCAAATAGAGATCACCTCACAGAACTAGCGAATGCATTGCGAGCTAAGAATAATTCTCCGAGCTTTATCATTGAAGAATTGTACAAGGAAGCTACTCTAGATGGAGGCAATGCTATTATTGAAAGCATACGAACGACGGGGGAGATTGAAAAATTAAAGTCGTTCGGTAATTTCATTTTATTAGCAGTAGATGCGGATCAGGATGTGCGTTATCAAAGAGCATTTGCCAGAAAAAGCCCAACCGATAAAATTAGTTTCGAAAAATTTCAGGCAGATGAAGCCCGTGAAATGACCTCGAATAATCCTAATAATCAAAATCTATCGAGTTGTATTCAAATGGCAGATTGTATTATATTGAATAATAAAGGATTGGTGGAATTACACGAAAATGTGGATAAGCTTATGTTACAGCTAACCAATTCATGCTGATACTAAATAGGTTATATTGTTTTCTAACATAAATAAAAAATAACTTGTTAATTTTATGTGAAAAACTTAAAGATTTAAGAAATCTGTATTAAATTTGCCCAACCAAGTTTAGAGGAATAAATTTATGAATATAAAAAGGCTAAATAATTCGGTAGAAATGCTCAAAGAATATCTAGGTGATTCTTTGGTGGCATGTGATATATGGATGACTAATACTGGTCAGTCTATAGCAGGGTATAACACACAGCCTAAAGCAACTGCTCTATTTGAACAGGTGACTTCTTTCTTAAAAAAGGCATTGATGGGTGCGGGTTTTCCTCCATTGGAGA of the Chitinophagales bacterium genome contains:
- a CDS encoding VTT domain-containing protein yields the protein MELIHFLLEFLKDPLTVLQMFIAQYGTLVYAILFLIIFVETGVVVMPLLPGDSLLFSVGLIAATTGEINIYFIIPLLILAALIGDNVNYFIGKKFGDFIQEKEKILFLKKEHIEETEKYFEKYGTKTVILARYIPIVRTIAPFVAGAGEMKYRTYLTYCFIGACLWVCSITLLGYFLGNIPFIKYNFEKVVLGIVFVSVLPIVIKVFQAKFSKSK
- a CDS encoding AAA family ATPase codes for the protein MRIIGITGTIGAGKGTVVEYLVAKYKFKHYSVRNYLTRILEAQGLEPNRDHLTELANALRAKNNSPSFIIEELYKEATLDGGNAIIESIRTTGEIEKLKSFGNFILLAVDADQDVRYQRAFARKSPTDKISFEKFQADEAREMTSNNPNNQNLSSCIQMADCIILNNKGLVELHENVDKLMLQLTNSC
- a CDS encoding hydroxymethylglutaryl-CoA reductase, degradative, with the translated sequence MRKVSSFSKLSKYEKISWLAKNFLYESPVDVINNFAGFWYDNVEIQKQFDGFSENTISNFHLPFGVAPNFLIDGKDYVIPMVTEESSVVAAVSNAAKFWMERGGITAKVIDTQKLGQVHFFFGGSSAKLKTFFEAQKKDLILSVADLTANMEKRGGGLLNLDLLDMTSLEPNYYQFKVAFETCDSMGANFINSVLERLGSEFRKMVAASDKFTPDETIEINMCILSNYTPDCLVEASVSCKIEDLGIVNGFAPQHFADKFTKAVRIAEIDVHRATTHNKGILNGIDSLVIATGNDFRAVESCIHTYAARDGQYRSLSKAWIDKDMFHFSLRFPIALGTVGGLTSLHPLAKTSLQILGNPSAKELMKIAAAVGLMQNFAAVRSLTTTGIQLGHMKMHLTNIIAELKANLDEAKQIETYFADKVISVSEVRNYLQKLRESISPKTV